The window CTTCTATTCGGACATCATGGGAATGCGCTACATGGCGGGCGAGCCCGGCCGTAGCCTCTTCTACCGTGCGGGCCAGAGCGTCTTCCTTCTCTTCTACGCTCCCGAGACCCTCAAGGGCGGCAAGCTTCCTGCCCACGGCGCGACCGGTCCCTCGCACACCTGCTTCGTCGTTCCTCCCGACG of the Candidatus Polarisedimenticolia bacterium genome contains:
- a CDS encoding VOC family protein; its protein translation is FYSDIMGMRYMAGEPGRSLFYRAGQSVFLLFYAPETLKGGKLPAHGATGPSHTCFVVPPDEYERWKAYLPEQGVPIIQEVQWDAATSFYFHDPDGNVLEIANRDIWPT